From Apium graveolens cultivar Ventura chromosome 9, ASM990537v1, whole genome shotgun sequence, the proteins below share one genomic window:
- the LOC141686816 gene encoding scarecrow-like protein 3: protein MFQDDGSSSVTSSPFQNSPMISVSPGLGSPYPLLKELKSEDRGLYLIHLLLTCATHVATGSIENANLSLDQISHLASPDGDTMQRIASYFTEALADRILKAWPGLYKALHSTKISLFSEDILVRNMFFEFFPFLKVAFIVTNQAIIEAMEGEKMVHIIDLNAAYSMQWHALLQDLSARPEGPPHLRITGVHPQKEVLDQMAHVLTEEAEKLDIPFQFNPVVSKIENLDIEQLRVKTGEALAISSVLQLHALLSTVDEPHKRSPLTSMKSNGVNMLRASQIKQSTLADLLQKDMVNGLSTGADSASSSLQSSTPAVQIDGFLNALWGLSPKVMVVAEQDSNHNGSSLMERLSESLYFYAALFDCLESTLPRSSTERLKLEKFLFGEEIKNIIGCEGSSRKERHEKLEKWMQRLDFAGFGSVPLSYYGMLQARRLVQGYSCDGYRIKEENGCVVICWQDRALYSVSAWRCKR, encoded by the coding sequence ATGTTTCAAGACGATGGATCGTCGTCTGTGACTTCGTCGCCTTTCCAGAATTCTCCCATGATTTCAGTGTCTCCTGGCCTTGGATCACCGTATCCATTGCTAAAAGAACTTAAATCCGAGGATAGGGGTCTGTATTTGATTCACTTATTGCTCACTTGTGCAACTCATGTAGCCACTGGAAGCATTGAAAATGCTAATTTGTCGCTTGACCAAATCTCTCACCTTGCTTCGCCTGATGGAGATACGATGCAACGTATTGCGTCATATTTTACTGAGGCACTCGCTGATAGGATACTTAAAGCCTGGCCTGGTCTTTATAAGGCCCTTCATTCCACCAAAATATCGTTGTTTTCGGAAGACATTCTTGTACGGAATATGTTTTTTGAGTTCTTTCCATTCTTGAAGGTGGCTTTCATTGTCACAAATCAAGCTATTATTGAAGCGATGGAAGGGGAAAAGATGGTTCACATAATCGACCTAAATGCAGCATATTCAATGCAGTGGCATGCACTTCTTCAAGATTTAAGTGCACGACCAGAAGGCCCTCCACACTTGAGAATAACCGGGGTTCATCCACAAAAAGAGGTATTGGACCAAATGGCTCATGTACTGACTGAGGAAGCTGAGAAGTTAGATATACCATTTCAATTTAATCCTGTAGTTAGTAAGATAGAGAATCTTGATATCGAACAGTTGCGTGTTAAAACTGGAGAGGCATTAGCAATTAGTTCAGTTCTCCAATTACATGCACTGTTATCCACAGTTGATGAGCCGCATAAAAGATCTCCATTAACTTCAATGAAATCAAATGGAGTGAACATGCTTAGAGCTTCACAAATTAAGCAGAGCACTTTAGCTGATTTGCTCCAAAAGGATATGGTTAATGGACTAAGCACTGGTGCCGACTCAGCATCCTCATCGCTGCAATCCTCAACTCCAGCAGTTCAAATAGATGGCTTTCTTAATGCATTGTGGGGTTTGTCACCAAAAGTCATGGTAGTAGCGGAGCAAGATTCTAATCACAATGGATCCAGCCTCATGGAGAGACTGTCAGAATCTTTATACTTTTATGCTGCACTATTTGACTGTTTAGAATCTACACTTCCAAGGTCATCAACTGAAAGACTAAAGCTGGAAAAGTTTCTTTTTGGAGAGGAAATCAAGAACATTATAGGTTGCGAGGGATCCAGTAGGAAGGAAAGACATGAAAAACTTGAAAAATGGATGCAAAGACTTGATTTTGCAGGATTTGGCAGTGTGCCTTTGAGCTATTATGGCATGTTGCAAGCAAGAAGATTGGTTCAAGGTT